The Arcobacter sp. CECT 8986 DNA window AGATTGAAAAATTGCATGCATAATTGAATAATCTTCAATATATACATATCCAAATGTACCAATCATTAAAATGACTTGGATTAATATAAGTGGTAATCTAAATGGTTTTAATTGAGAATAAATAAGAGGATTTAAGTCATACTCTGGTTTGCTTGACCGTATCTCCCAGCCAAGGGCTTTTTTGATCTTTTTAAAGAAGCTCATGAAAGCACTTTTCTAAGCGCCTTCTTATGAGTGTTTTTTAAGAGTTCTTAACTCTTTAGCAGAAATTCTGATTTTTTGTGTAGTACCATCTTCTAAAGTAACTCTAACTGTTCTTAAGTTTGGTAAAAATCTTTTTTTAGTTCTGTTTTTAGCGTGGCTCACGTTGTTTCCAACCATTGGCCCTTTTCCTGAAATTGCACATCTTCTTGCCATATTTTTTTCCTTCTTAATTTTATAGTGAAAAATATTCGCGTATTATATCTTAATATTCTTAACTTTTATTTAAAATAGCTTTTACTTTATACATTTTGTAAAATAGTCATAACTTTTGAATAATTTTTATTTAAAGTAAACTCTTTTGCGATATTAAAATTATCATTTTTGATTAATACCAAATCCTCATTTCTTCCTAAAAGTGCATCTATTTTAAAAGGTGTACTTCCATCATCATATCTATTCATAGTAGCAAAAATATCAACAACTTCACTTGCACTATTTGTTCTTGGAATAAATACTGCACTTTTATAATACATCGCTTTTATTATAGATGATGCAAATGATTTTTTCTGAGTAGGTAAAACAAATATATCACATATATAAAATAGTAAATCTATATTACCAAAATCTTCTAAATAAACTACTTTATTTCCAAAGTCATATTTTGAAGTTAAAAACTTTAAATTAGAAATTTGTCTTTTATTACCTGCGATTACAAACTTAGTATATTTATAATTTATCTTTTTTATAAGTTCTATAAACTCTTTTACTCCAGAATTTTTAAAATCTTTTGCTGTAAAAAGTACTATTTTATCTTCATTAGATATTTCATACTTTTCTAAAAACTCTTTTTTTTGAGTTTCATTAAAAGTTTTAACACTTATACTTGGATAAATAACTTCAACTTTCGAACTTTCAAAATCAAATACTTCTATTAATTTATCTTTTAGTTTATTTGAATTGACAACTATTTTTTTTGCGTTTTGAAGTTTCTTTTCATCTTCTTTTTGAATATTTCCACTAAAAAAATAGATATCTGCAAAATCTTGCTTTTTAAATATCAATTTATGTGAAAGTTTTCTTTTTTTTATTTTAGTTATATTTTCTGTTTCTAAAAGTTTTTTTATTAATTTTGTTTCTATTTTATAATCTATTTTTATCATTAACTCTTTCCATTTAGCAAAATTTTATCAAATAAAAAATAAAAAGATTTAATAAGTTTAAAATATTGTTATGATAAAATCCAAATTACAACAAAAAAAGGATAATAAATAATGAAAAAAGTGATTGCAGATGAATTCCAAGCACACCTTGAAACAATAAATAATGTAATAAATAATATGCAAGAAAAAGTAGAAGCTGCATCACAACTTGCAGTAGATACTTTAAAAAATGGAAACAAAATTTTATTATGTGGAAATGGTGGGAGTGCAGCAGATGCACAACACATTGCAGCAGAATTAACAGGAAGATATAAAACAGAAAGAAGAGGACTTCCAGGAATTGCACTAACAACAGATACAAGTGCCTTAACTGCAATTGGAAATGACTATGGATATGATAGAGTATTTGATAGACAAGTTGAAGCATTAGCAAATAAAGGTGATTTAGTAATAGGAATTAGTACAAGTGGAAATAGTAAAAATGTATTAAGTGCTTTAAATCTAGCAAAAGAGCTTGGTTGTAAAACTGTTGGATTAACAGGAAGAGATGGTGGAGCTATGAATGAAGCTTGTGATGTAAATCTGGTAGTTCCTTCAAATGACACACCAAGAATTCAAGAAATGCATATTTTAATTGGTCATACTATTTGTCAAATTATAGATAATGAACTAAGTTAATTACCTATAACGTTTAAAACATCTTTAGCTGTTATTAATTTCATACAGTTATGATGTTTTAAAGGACATACCCTTTTCATACATGGAGCACAATCTAAATTTTTTGTAATAATATTCTCATTTGGATTATTCCATTGATTTGTCTCTTTAAATCTTGTAGGTCCAAAAATAGCAGCTGTTTTTACTTTAAATGCAGCAGCAACATGCATAGGACCAGAATCATTTGTAATAAATATATCAAGCCCTGCTATTTTTTCAATCAATTCAGGAATTGTTGTTTTTCCTGCTAAATTTTGGTAATTTGTCACACCATTTGAAATAAGTTCTTTTTCTATATCTTTTGCAATATCAGTTTCCCCTGGACCTCCAAATATTACAATATCATGTGTTTTTGACATTTTTATTGCAACTTTAGCAAACTCATTTGGATACCATCTTTTAGCACTTCCATATGTAGCACCAGGATTTATTCCAAGTGTATTTTTACCATATGAAAAAGGTTTAAAATGCAAAGATAAATCACCAGCTTTATTATCTAAATTTAACACATAATTTACAAAATCGTTATATCTTAAAACCTGATGTATTTGCTGTTTTTCTAATCTTCTATAATTATACTTTTTTTTAGCATTTACAAAAAACATCATAAATTTAGAAGATAGACTTCTTCTAAATGAAATTGCTAAATCAACTTTACCTATTTGTTTAGCTAATTTATATAAATTTTTATATCTATTACCTTGTTTTTTTGTATTATCAACTATTATTTTTTCTATATTTTTAAAATTTCCTAACGCTTGAGTTGAAACAAATGAGCCCAAAAGCGTTATCTTTGCATCTGGATATGTTTTTATTATATTCTCAATTGCAGGTGTTGTCATAATTGCATCACCTAGCCATGTTGGTATCTCTATAAATATCTTCTCAATTTTCATTTAATATCTCTTTAAATTTATAAAACTGTGGTAACTTCACTATTTTTCCATCTCTATTATCAACTAATCCATAACCTGGTGCTATTAATTGATGCCAATATACTCTTCTTATTTTTCTACTATTTTTAGCAATATTTATATATTCGTTCATATAGTTTGTATAAAGTTCATTTGATACACACTCTTTTTCACTAGTGGGTGCATATGGAGCTGTATTTGAAATTGGCCAATTAACTTCTGTAATATAAATTTCATTATTTACTTTAGAAGATAATTTACACAAACAGTATAATAAATCAATCTTATTTTTAGTATCAAAGAAACCATATTGTGTATTTGTAGGTTTTCCTCTTCTATCAACATAAAGTAATGCACTTAATTTATCATATTTAATATTATAAAAATTAAACATTGCTCTTACGTTATAGTAATATTCAAAATCTATTACACTAGGTCCTAATAGTTTTAAATCTTTATATTTTTCATCTCTTAAATCTTGTGCAACTTTATAAAAACCAAGATACTCTTGAACTCCAAAAAATCCCCATTTTGCTCTATTTATTGTAGTTGCTATTTGATACTCAAAAACAAAAGAACAAAATTTTGAAAATATCAAATCTAAATCTTTTTTCAAAAGTTCTTTATTTTCTATATGTTCTCTATCTTGCATAATATTAAGCAAAATATTTTTATTTGAAGTTTTATTAAAACTCTTCGCAAACTCAACATACGAATCGATATTTTCAATATCACTTAAAGGTAATCGAATTATTAGATTTTGAACATTTAGCTCATCAACTAACTCTTGCTGTATATTTCCTTTATCTAAATTAACACCAATTCCAATAAAATTTTTATTTCTAACAGTTTGATTTCCTTTAAAAAGTTTCATCAAAACAATCGAAATAGGTAAAATAACAATAGCAGAAAAAAACATAATCACATAATCAAATATGTATTTTTTTCTCATCTTTTTTTTGTAAGATTTATCTTTTATAACACTTGGTTGGTCTGAATACTTATCCCATACAAATGGTGATTTACTCATATTATAACCTTGTAAAAGGACGTTCACCTAATTGGGCTCTTTTTACATCCTTTTTGTACATCACCATAAATTTTTCCCATTGTCTTTTAATTTTATATTTTGTATATAGCCTTGAATTTCTATATAACCAAAACTTAAATCCCATTCTTTTCGCACCTAATCCATCAACAATTATAATTTTATATTTTCCTTCTTGAACTTCAGGACAAAATAGATTTGTCAAACTTGTATCAACAAATAGTATTTCATTATCTTCTAAATATTTTTTTAATTCATCCAATAAAACTTTTTGTTCATCAAGTGATAAAATTTTATTTGCAACCATATATCTAAAAGATTTTGCAGGAGTATTATCATAATTCAAAACTCTATCAAAAACAAGAGCTTTTCCTATATTTGTCTTTATATATCCATAACAATTAGTAAGATGAGACAAATCTTTTTGTCTATTTTTTAAATAATTCATATAGATATACTCTAATTTATTTTGGTCGTTATGTTCACCTTTTGAAAATACGCTTTTAATAACTTTAGTATTATCTTCAGGATGTAAATAACATGCTCTTTCTCCACCTTTTGCAATCAATAAATCATCATTTATTTGATATAAAAACTCATCAGATAAAGCAATTCCAACTCTTCTTGATATTTTTAATAATACGTTTTGACAAAAAGACAAATCAAGCCCTGTATTTACATAAGTATAAACTATTGAAGGCTTTTGCAAATATATTTTAAAATTTGCTTTTCTATATTTTTTTATATCTCTTTTTTTTAGCTCATCTTTTCTTTCTAAAATTATTTTAGCTTTTGCATCTAAATGAACCATCCAATAAACAGTTGGTATATAATTTAAAATATTTTTCCACTTATCTCTTAATTTTGTTTTCTTATCTAAAAAAGAGATATTTTCTAATAAATAATCATTAAAAAATCTATCTATAAATACTATTTTTTTCTTAACTAATGTATTAAAAACTAAATATGGATAATATAATAAACCAGCAAGAATAACTAACATATAGTGAATATCATCATGTTGGTCTTTTTCTGGTTTTTTACCTAGTTTCTTCTTTAACAAATATTTATTTATTGGATAAGTTACATTATAAATAATAGATCTTCTTACTATTTTTTTAAATCTTTTAAACATTAAACTTTTTTCTTTTGGGTTAAATGTATTTGTAAGAAGAGTTGTCTTCCCTACTCCATCAGGACCAATAATAGGAAAAATTTTATATTCTTTGTATTTTAAAACTTTTTTTCTATAATCTAAAATAATCTTATTTTCTACATTTTCCAATAATATTTTTATTTTTTTATCTTCACTATCTGAGTAAATTATCACTTCAATTTCATCATACTCTTCTCTAATAATTGAAAAACAGTATAGATTTTTTGAACATAATTTAAAAACTATTTTTAATAAACTATTTAATCTATCTTCTGTAATAGAAAATTTAACAGTGTTATTTTCATATTTATAAATAGAAAAATTTTTCTTTGCAAGTTTAGTTAATAAATTTTGAGTAAATTCTTCAATATCAATCATTTATTATCTCTTTTAATCTATTTTCAATTTCTAAGTATTTCTCTTTTGAATAATCTAAAGAAAGCATAAAATTGTTTTGATTTTTAGTTTCACTTACAGTTGCCCATCTTTTAGAACTTGCAAATAAGTTATCACCAAAAAATGAAATTGTTTTTGTATTTACACAACCAGCTAAATGCATAGGGCCAGTTGAAGTACTTATAAAAAGTTCAAATTGACTCAATAGTTTACAAAAATCAATAATTGCACCAACTGATTCATAAAAAACTGCATCAAAATCTACTTTTGAGATAATTTCATCTTTTACTTTTAAATCGTCAGGTCCAAATGTAAAAACAACTTGAACATTATCTTTAAGGGATGCTGTTTTAGCCAATTTAATATAATCATCAATTGTTAAATTACCCTCACTACTTCCACCAAAACCAGGATGAAAAGCAACAATTTTTTTAGACTCATCAATATTAAAATCATTTCTAAATTTTTTGATTTGTTCGCTGCCATCAACATTTAAAACAGGCTTTGAGAACTCTAAATTAATATCTTTAAATAGTTTTGTTGCTAAATCTAAATTATATTGCCACTCAGTTTTTAAAACTTGACTTCTTCTTTGTTTAACTCTTTTATTAAAAAAAAGTTGAGCTATTTTAGTTGCAGGTGCTACTCTTTTTTTTATTTTGCTTTTAAATAAAAGTTTACCAAGTTTAGTATCAATATAAGCACTAATACTTGCATCAAATTTTCTTTGTTTTATTTCATCTAATGTAATATCTAAATTATTTTTATCAAATAAAATAACATCATCAATAAAATCTATATTTTTTGCAAAATCAAAATTTATCTTACTTACTAATGCAGTAATTTTTGTTTGGGGATATTGTGTTTTAATAGCTTTAAAAAGAGGTAAAGTCACAACAAAATCTCCAATTTTGTCATGTCTAGAAATCAATAAATTCATCAATTTTTACCTCTTATTTTTCTTTTAAACTCCACAAAACCTTTTAATTTTTTATCACACTGTTTTAAAATATCAATAGCTTTATTTTCATCAACATTTGCAAGTTTGGCATACTCTTTTGCAATAATTAGTAAACTATCTTCGTCAAGCCAAAGTTTTGCAAAATTATCAAGGCCTGTGTATAAATCAATAGTTCTAAATTGCATTCTATTTATATCTACAACAGAAAATTCATATCCACTATTAGTTTTTGCAACTAAAATATTACCAGCAGAATAGTCTTTATGATATACACCATTTTGATGAAGATTATATGTGAATTTTACGAACCCTTTGATTATTTTTTCTCTGTCTTCAAAATCTAAATGTCTTAATGGCTCTCTTATTGTATATTCGTAATTATATTTTTCACTTATAAAAAAACTCTTTTTAAATAAAAAGTTATGATAAAACTCAATATAACCAATTGGTTTTGGAGTATTTATTCCTAACTCTATTAATTTAATAGCATTTTCATAAGATTTTTTTGCTTTTGAATCTCTAAAATAAGCATATGCAATTTGGTTTATTATATTAGGAACTTTGAAAGCTTTTACTACTGTTTTTATTCCCTTATATTCAATTACTTTAAGTTCATTTCTTGCTTTATGAATTGTATTTGAGTTCTCTTCAAAAAACTCTTTTATATTTATCAAAAATTCTTTTATATTATTATAATTACTATTTAGTTTATACTTAATACTCAATCTCTTCCCTTATTTTTCTAAAACTTTTTATTTTTTATATTAATTGATTTTCAAACTAATGTGAGGATAAAAATACTTTATATTATTTTATATATTATATCAAAATAATATAATATACAAGTAATGTTTAACTATTCAAGATATTTAAATAAACAACTATTTTCTTTTATTATTCTTTTTTTCTTAAGCGAGTTAATAAAACCAGTCCAACTTTTATCAATCTTTTTCTTAATAAAGTAATCACATATATAAAAAAATGGATTATAATTACTATGAGATAATCCATCAATTATAACTAATCTGCTTTTATCAATATTTTGCTGATACATAATATTTACCGTATTTAAGTCTTTTACAAATATTTTGTTTTCATAAATATATTTTTTTAATAAAGGAACTAATTTTAATAAATTTTCAATTTCCTCAATATTATTACTATTCTTTAAATATTTATCTACTTCCATAGATATAGTTTCATCATTATCTCTAATTAATTCGAAAACTTCTGCTTTTCCTAGATTTGTATCTACTTCACCATAATATTTTGAAAGAAAATCAAAAGGAATATCTTTTTCAATAAGTTTTTTATAATATTTTAATTCTCTCTTTGTCTCTTTATTCTCTCTTAAATCTATTTTTAAACATTTAGTTTTATCATTTGGATGCTTATAACAAACTCTATTTGTACCTTTATTTATATATAAACTATCATCCAAAAAAATCATCAATACTCCTATTTATTGTCAAACCGCTATTTTAACATAATAATTTTTAAGGATATAAACAGAACTATTTTTATAAAATTGATAAAAATAAAATTTGGGTAGAAATGACTTTAAAACAAAAAATTAAAAACTATTTATTTAAAAAAATTGCACAAAAAGAGTATGACAAAAATATAATCCATATAAAAATTAATAAAATTCTATTAATTAGAGATGGTGGAATAGGAGATGCAATATTAAGCTATCCACTAATTAAAGAATTAAAAAAAAATTATCCTGATAGCAAAATCGATGTATATGCAAGTTTAAATAATTACTTTATGTATAAATATATTCCAGAAGTAAACAATGTATATCTAAAACATAAAAAAAGACATTGGTTTAAATCATGGCTAGAAATATACAAAATGAGAAATAATCATTACGATTTAGCAATTGATGACACAGTAATAAGATTTCATAGAACTTTATACACAATGATAATTAATCCAAAATTAGTTTTAGCTTCCATTGGTAAAAAAAATAGATATGGTTTTGATAGAAGTGAGTTAAGCTTTTACTACAAAGTATATCCTATTCCTAAAAATATCATTCACATTGTAGATGAAAGATTAAATGTTTTTAATCTTTTAAATATAAAAAAATTCAATAACAAAATGTATTTCCCTCTACCTAAAGAAAAAAATATAGAAATTCAAGACTACATAAAAAAATATAGAGATTATAAGTTAATAGGATTAAATACAGATGCTTCACATAAAGATAGAACATTAAATACTAAACAAATTATTGATTTATGTAATCTACTAAAAAATGAAAAGATAAAAATTATACCTTTTTGCGTTC harbors:
- the rpmB gene encoding 50S ribosomal protein L28; protein product: MARRCAISGKGPMVGNNVSHAKNRTKKRFLPNLRTVRVTLEDGTTQKIRISAKELRTLKKHS
- a CDS encoding glycosyltransferase → MIKIDYKIETKLIKKLLETENITKIKKRKLSHKLIFKKQDFADIYFFSGNIQKEDEKKLQNAKKIVVNSNKLKDKLIEVFDFESSKVEVIYPSISVKTFNETQKKEFLEKYEISNEDKIVLFTAKDFKNSGVKEFIELIKKINYKYTKFVIAGNKRQISNLKFLTSKYDFGNKVVYLEDFGNIDLLFYICDIFVLPTQKKSFASSIIKAMYYKSAVFIPRTNSASEVVDIFATMNRYDDGSTPFKIDALLGRNEDLVLIKNDNFNIAKEFTLNKNYSKVMTILQNV
- the gmhA gene encoding D-sedoheptulose 7-phosphate isomerase — protein: MKKVIADEFQAHLETINNVINNMQEKVEAASQLAVDTLKNGNKILLCGNGGSAADAQHIAAELTGRYKTERRGLPGIALTTDTSALTAIGNDYGYDRVFDRQVEALANKGDLVIGISTSGNSKNVLSALNLAKELGCKTVGLTGRDGGAMNEACDVNLVVPSNDTPRIQEMHILIGHTICQIIDNELS
- a CDS encoding glycosyltransferase family 9 protein — encoded protein: MKIEKIFIEIPTWLGDAIMTTPAIENIIKTYPDAKITLLGSFVSTQALGNFKNIEKIIVDNTKKQGNRYKNLYKLAKQIGKVDLAISFRRSLSSKFMMFFVNAKKKYNYRRLEKQQIHQVLRYNDFVNYVLNLDNKAGDLSLHFKPFSYGKNTLGINPGATYGSAKRWYPNEFAKVAIKMSKTHDIVIFGGPGETDIAKDIEKELISNGVTNYQNLAGKTTIPELIEKIAGLDIFITNDSGPMHVAAAFKVKTAAIFGPTRFKETNQWNNPNENIITKNLDCAPCMKRVCPLKHHNCMKLITAKDVLNVIGN
- a CDS encoding YrbL family protein — its product is MIDIEEFTQNLLTKLAKKNFSIYKYENNTVKFSITEDRLNSLLKIVFKLCSKNLYCFSIIREEYDEIEVIIYSDSEDKKIKILLENVENKIILDYRKKVLKYKEYKIFPIIGPDGVGKTTLLTNTFNPKEKSLMFKRFKKIVRRSIIYNVTYPINKYLLKKKLGKKPEKDQHDDIHYMLVILAGLLYYPYLVFNTLVKKKIVFIDRFFNDYLLENISFLDKKTKLRDKWKNILNYIPTVYWMVHLDAKAKIILERKDELKKRDIKKYRKANFKIYLQKPSIVYTYVNTGLDLSFCQNVLLKISRRVGIALSDEFLYQINDDLLIAKGGERACYLHPEDNTKVIKSVFSKGEHNDQNKLEYIYMNYLKNRQKDLSHLTNCYGYIKTNIGKALVFDRVLNYDNTPAKSFRYMVANKILSLDEQKVLLDELKKYLEDNEILFVDTSLTNLFCPEVQEGKYKIIIVDGLGAKRMGFKFWLYRNSRLYTKYKIKRQWEKFMVMYKKDVKRAQLGERPFTRL
- a CDS encoding glycosyltransferase family 9 protein, with the translated sequence MNLLISRHDKIGDFVVTLPLFKAIKTQYPQTKITALVSKINFDFAKNIDFIDDVILFDKNNLDITLDEIKQRKFDASISAYIDTKLGKLLFKSKIKKRVAPATKIAQLFFNKRVKQRRSQVLKTEWQYNLDLATKLFKDINLEFSKPVLNVDGSEQIKKFRNDFNIDESKKIVAFHPGFGGSSEGNLTIDDYIKLAKTASLKDNVQVVFTFGPDDLKVKDEIISKVDFDAVFYESVGAIIDFCKLLSQFELFISTSTGPMHLAGCVNTKTISFFGDNLFASSKRWATVSETKNQNNFMLSLDYSKEKYLEIENRLKEIIND
- a CDS encoding lipopolysaccharide kinase InaA family protein, whose product is MSIKYKLNSNYNNIKEFLINIKEFFEENSNTIHKARNELKVIEYKGIKTVVKAFKVPNIINQIAYAYFRDSKAKKSYENAIKLIELGINTPKPIGYIEFYHNFLFKKSFFISEKYNYEYTIREPLRHLDFEDREKIIKGFVKFTYNLHQNGVYHKDYSAGNILVAKTNSGYEFSVVDINRMQFRTIDLYTGLDNFAKLWLDEDSLLIIAKEYAKLANVDENKAIDILKQCDKKLKGFVEFKRKIRGKN
- a CDS encoding YrbL family protein produces the protein MIFLDDSLYINKGTNRVCYKHPNDKTKCLKIDLRENKETKRELKYYKKLIEKDIPFDFLSKYYGEVDTNLGKAEVFELIRDNDETISMEVDKYLKNSNNIEEIENLLKLVPLLKKYIYENKIFVKDLNTVNIMYQQNIDKSRLVIIDGLSHSNYNPFFYICDYFIKKKIDKSWTGFINSLKKKRIIKENSCLFKYLE
- a CDS encoding glycosyltransferase family 9 protein, which produces MTLKQKIKNYLFKKIAQKEYDKNIIHIKINKILLIRDGGIGDAILSYPLIKELKKNYPDSKIDVYASLNNYFMYKYIPEVNNVYLKHKKRHWFKSWLEIYKMRNNHYDLAIDDTVIRFHRTLYTMIINPKLVLASIGKKNRYGFDRSELSFYYKVYPIPKNIIHIVDERLNVFNLLNIKKFNNKMYFPLPKEKNIEIQDYIKKYRDYKLIGLNTDASHKDRTLNTKQIIDLCNLLKNEKIKIIPFCVPSKFEYFEKLINENSLTNVAIPFKTKSIYEAAEVLNELDLLITPDTSFVHIASGLNIPTIGLFWNDPSKYILCGPKADNSIALTPKGTESNLENINLNEIQENAFKILNIKK